One Aegilops tauschii subsp. strangulata cultivar AL8/78 chromosome 7, Aet v6.0, whole genome shotgun sequence genomic window carries:
- the LOC109774736 gene encoding uncharacterized protein, which produces MLPRRRGASGYRGVCQRPNGGYYSEIWSGELRLSLGTFETAHEAARAYDAAAWRLGRPRPQMNFQDVDTLQQALDVAPPRHLNTAQDRAEHAERQRRLLVAQEDERVMAEWRRRHPEDVTHEQAYWARRREEEMQRRRDERLDRRRRKALAISQCEIVQNGGQTIFTSDDDRWEDMWLDTSDQTNEDGDDDGGDDDWE; this is translated from the coding sequence AGCGTCGGGCTACCGCGGCGTCTGCCAGCGCCCCAACGGCGGGTACTACTCCGAGATATGGTCCGGCGAACTCCGGCTCAGCCTCGGCACCTTCGAGACGGCgcacgaggccgcccgcgcgtacgacgcggcggcgtggcgcctagGCAGGCCGCGCCCGCAGATGAACTTCCAAGACGTGGACACGCTCCAGCAGGCGCTGGACGTCGCCCCGCCGCGTCATCTTAACACGGCACAAGACCGTGCGGAGCACGCTGAgcggcagcgccgcctcctcgtcgcccaGGAGGACGAGCGGGTCATGGCAGAGTGGCGCCGGCGCCACCCGGAGGACGTTACCCACGAGCAAGCCTACTGGGCAAGGCGCCGCGAGGAGGAAATGCAAAGGCGCCGCGATGAGCGGTTGGACAGGCGTCGGCGGAAGGCCTTGGCGATATCGCAGTGCGAAATCGTTCAGAATGGTGGGCAGACGATCTTTACGTCTGATGATGATCGTTGGGAGGACATGTGGCTCGATACCTCGGACCAGACCAACGAGgatggcgatgatgatggtggtgaCGACGACTGGGAGTAG